One Methanocaldococcus villosus KIN24-T80 genomic window carries:
- a CDS encoding DUF123 domain-containing protein, with protein MEMIERLLKRIDKKPAVVKDEPFKVLVAALISARTNDNITEKVMKKLFKEVKDLDDLLEIDEERLSSLLYPVGFYRNKAKLLKKLAKVLKERYNGKIPDNLEDLLSLPGVGRKTANLVLTLAFDKDGIAVDTHVHRITNRWEIVDTETPEETEMVLRKKLDRKYWKVINHILVVFGREICGVKPKCSICYKEIKELCPYYKKLLHFEHIIDKFKYKKVSKSKIPNEKGSYILKIKLKKGRLIRFGKNEKYFKSGYYFYVGSAMNGLKNRIERHLKNEKKMFWHIDYLLNYGKIEEIYITNNNVECETANEFIKAFDYIEGFGCSDCSCKSHLFYMKL; from the coding sequence ATGGAAATGATAGAGAGGCTATTAAAAAGAATTGATAAAAAACCTGCAGTAGTTAAAGATGAACCATTTAAGGTGTTAGTTGCTGCTTTAATTAGTGCAAGAACAAATGACAACATCACTGAAAAAGTTATGAAAAAACTTTTTAAAGAAGTAAAAGATTTGGATGATCTTTTAGAAATTGATGAAGAAAGGTTATCTTCTCTATTATATCCAGTAGGATTTTATAGGAATAAAGCTAAATTGTTAAAGAAGTTAGCAAAAGTGTTAAAAGAGAGATACAATGGCAAAATTCCTGATAATTTAGAAGATCTTCTATCTCTCCCAGGAGTTGGTAGGAAGACAGCTAATTTAGTATTGACATTAGCATTTGATAAAGATGGAATTGCTGTTGATACTCATGTACATAGAATAACCAATAGATGGGAGATTGTAGATACTGAAACTCCTGAAGAGACAGAGATGGTATTAAGAAAGAAATTGGATAGAAAATACTGGAAGGTTATAAATCATATATTGGTTGTATTTGGTAGAGAGATATGTGGAGTTAAACCAAAGTGCTCTATTTGTTATAAAGAAATTAAAGAGTTGTGTCCTTATTATAAAAAGCTTTTACATTTTGAACACATAATTGATAAGTTTAAATATAAAAAAGTGTCAAAAAGTAAGATACCTAATGAGAAAGGAAGTTATATATTAAAAATTAAATTAAAAAAAGGAAGACTTATAAGATTTGGAAAAAATGAGAAATATTTTAAGAGTGGTTATTATTTTTATGTTGGTTCAGCCATGAATGGATTAAAAAACAGAATAGAAAGACATTTAAAAAATGAAAAAAAGATGTTTTGGCATATAGATTATCTTCTAAATTATGGAAAAATAGAGGAGATATATATAACAAATAATAATGTTGAGTGTGAAACTGCTAATGAATTTATAAAGGCATTTGATTACATTGAAGGCTTTGGCTGTTCAGATTGTAGTTGTAAAAGCCATTTATTCTATATGAAACTTTAA